GTTAAATACGCCGAGGGAAACCCAACCCGGTTCGCCTTCGGTTTGGCTGATGGTTTTAACGGGTTCTTTTTTGCCGTTGTGGTTTAGTTGTAAAGTTAATTTCTTGGAAGCGGAAGTGTGTACCGGGTTCCATAAAAATACTTCATAGTTACCTGCTTCGGGCACATCAATACCCATTTTGAAAGATGCACCGGGGGTAGAACTGTAATAATGTCCCTTACCATCATAACCGGGCGAAGAAGAGGTTTTCGCCCATTTGCCTTTTGCTTCGGAAAGTGGAAAAATATAACCGCCGTCCTCAGAAGGAATTGCAACCACTTCCCGGGACAAATACACAGTATCTTCGGTAATTTCAGGCTTTTCTTCCGGTTCTGCAGGTTTTTCTTCCTGAGCAGGGGCATCTGCAAATTCAGTTACTTCTTTGTCGGTTTTAACGAGTCTTACCGCAGAAGCTCTGTAATTGCTCTTTTCAATAACAGCACCGAGATATGCCTCATTTACATCATCAAAATGAAACACGCCAACCGATTCCCAACCGGTTTCGCCTGTGGTGAGGTCTACGGGTTTAACATTTTCGGTTTTGCCGTTATGTGTCAGGCTCAATGCCATAGCAGGAGAGGAATTGGAATGAACGGGTTTCCAGTAAAACACCTCATAATTGCCTGCTTCGGGTACATCAATGCCAATTTTAAAGGAAGCACCTTTAGAATAGGTGTAGTAATGCTTGTCCCCGTCATAACCGGGTACGGTTTTAGAGGCATTCCACTTACCCTTTGCTTCGGAAAGCGGGAAGATAATGCCGTCACCGTCCGGGATTCCTTTCACTTCCTGTGACAGGTAAATCGTTTCGTTCGTGATTTCGGGTTCTTCGACCGTTTCTTCAGCCGGTGTTTCGGTTTCTTCAGGCATTTCGATAACAATTTCGGTTACGGGTTTGGTGGTTTCTTCAAGCTTTACAGCATTTACACGCGCGGTAGGCTTTGTCACTTCACCGCTGACGTACGCCTCACTTTTGCCGTCAAAATCAAATATACCAATAGAAGCCCAACCTGTTTCGCCGGTTTTCTGATTGATGTTGGCAATCTGCTCGGTTTTTCCGTTTCTGGTCAGATACAGAGGCATTTCGTTAGATGTGTTTTCATGCACCGATTTCCAGAAAAACAGCTCATAATTCCCTGCCTTCGGGATTTCCAGAGCAATTTTGAAGGTTGCGCCCTTTTCGGAGCTCCACTGATGCTTGCCGCCGTCATAGCCGGGTGCGGCAGAGGATGTGCCCCACTTTCCTGTGGTTTCAGACACCGGGAAAATCAGCTCTTCTTCTGCTGAAACAGCCATAACACTGCATATAGACAGCATAAGCGAAAAAATTAGGATCAAACAAATACTTTTCTTCATGGTTCTTTCTCCTTTCTCTGCTTTTATTATAAAATACGGCGCAGAAAAAATATATACAAAAAATACGCAAAAGTTGTTGAAAAATACGCAAAATAAATGTATAATAAAGGAGAAAGGGGGTACGACCATGCAAACGAAGGTACATCACTTCACATCCTTGCGGCAAAAGCTTTACATTTCGGAACTCGGATATATGGGGTGGACAGGCAAGCATAGGGTAAAGCCCTATATGCGGAATGTGTATATTTTGCATTTTGTCACCAAAGGCAAAATGCGATATTGCGGACAGGAAATTCAGGCAGGGCAGGGATTTTTAGTGGCAAAGCAAACGGTGCACAGTATGGATTTTGACGGGCAATCTCATGAGCTTTTCTGGTTTGCCTTTGACGGAGAAAGTGCAGAAATACTTTTGAAAGAAATCGGACTCTCCCCCACAACCCACGGTACGTTTAACATTAACAATTTGCCATATGTGGAAGCGCTGTTGCGAATGGCGCTCAAAGTGTGCGATAAAGATAAAAATGAAGAAGTTGCCCTATCGGCATTTTTAGGGTGTTTGCCTTTCCTGGCGGTACGCCACGGGGAAACTCCCGTGGAGCGCGGCTATTTTGAAGCAGCGGTCAGCCTGATGAAACGAAACCATTACCGTCATCTTTCCATGAATGATATCGCGAGAGAAATCAATGTTTCTGAAAAGCATCTCTGTAAGCTGTTTAAAGCCCGGTGCGGGCAATCTCCGAAGCAGTACCTCACCGGCATCCGTATGGAAGCAGCGAAGAAAATGCTTTTAGGGTCTAATCTTGCAGTCAAGGAGATAGCAGAAATTGAAGGCTATTCCTCACAGGGCGCTTTTTCCCAGGCTTTTACCAATTATTTCGGCGTAAGACCTACGGCTATGAAGAAAAAATAAAAAAGGATGTTCCGTACGGAACATCCTTTTTATTTGGCAATATCTGTGATGAGGTCCTCGTGACCGCGATTGCGTCTGCCGACAATGTTGGCTGTCGGAAACACATAGGGTTCTCCGCCGGTGGAAAAGGTGATGTTTCCAAGCCCGCGCTCGTGTACCAGACGATCGGAATTGGCGGAATATACCCCGTTTGGATAAGAAAGGGAGGTAACCGGTCTGCCGATCATTTTTTCCAGATGAGATTTGTTGTGTGCAAAATCATTCAAAACATAGTTAGGCGTCCGTTTGATATGCAGACGTTTTATGGTAAGATAAGCATTTAAATGCAGATAATACGAATGGTTTCCGATTTCTGCCCGGGGGGACTGCGACAAGAGCTTTAATGTATCATCGGTCAAATAGTCGGAATAATTCAATCGGCTGCCTATCACAAAGAAAGTCGCACAGGCACCGTGTTTTTCTAAAATGGGAAGCGCGTATACATAATCGCTCATATATCCATCATCAAATGTCAAAACCGCGGTTTTTTGATTGGGGTCAGGCGGATTTTGTGCAATCTCCCCTGCTGTTTTGAAAACATAGCCTTTTTCTTTCAGATAAAGAATATCATTTTCAAAATTCTGCGGCGAAGTGCACCAGGGACTCCACTCGCTCGGATTTTCAGATAGCTTGTGGTACATAATCGCAACAAAATTATTTCGGGTATAGGAGTTTGCCGAAACAGGCATAACTTGTATGAAAACAATAAAAACAATCAAAAGTGCAAGCTTTTTCATTCTGTTTTCTCCTTTGACGCGATAATAGTTTTCTCTAAAACGCAAAAGCGTTTTACGCACAATTCAGCATAAAAACAGTCTTTTTTCCCTTAGAAAAAGTATACAATTATCCTCTTTTTTTGTCAATAGTAAAATTTTTTTAATTATTTTTAAAAAAAGGCTTGTTTTTTTGAAAAAAATGGAGTATAATGTTTAAGATATCAATATTAAGGAGGATTTTTACTATGTCCGTAAAAGTAGCTATTAATGGTTTTGGCCGTATCGGCCGTCTGGCTTTCAGACAGATGTTTGGTGCAGAAGGTTATGAAATCGTTGCAATCAACGACCTGACCAGCCCCAAAATGCTCGCTCACCTCTTAAAGTATGACTCTGCACAGGGCAGATACGACGGTCATACCGTAGAAGCTGGTGAAGATTCTATCACCGTAGATGGCAAGACCATCAAAATTTATGCAGAAAAAGACGCTAAAGATTTGCCTTGGGGTGCAATCGGTGTTGACGTTGTTCTCGAATGCACAGGTTTCTACTGCTCCAAAGATAAGTCTCAGGCTCACATTGATGCAGGTGCGAAGAAAGTTGTTATTTCTGCTCCCGCAGGTAACGACCTTAAGACCATCGTATTCAGCGTAAACGAAAACACTCTTACCAAAGAAGATACCATCATTTCCGCTGCATCCTGCACCACCAACTGCTTGGCTCCCATGGCTAAAGCACTCAATGACTATGCACCCATCCAGTCCGGTATCATGGCTACAATCCATGCTTACACCGGTGACCAGATGATCTTAGACGGTCCGCACAGAAAAGGCGACCTCCGTCGTGCAAGAGCAGGTGCGGTTAACATCGTTCCTAACTCTACCGGTGCTGCAAAAGCAATCGGTTTGGTTATCCCCGAACTCAATGGCAAACTCATCGGTGCTGCACAGCGTGTACCCGTTCCGACAGGTTCTACCACCATCTTAACCGCAGTTGTTAAGGGTAAGGACATCACCAAAGAAGCAATCAATGCTGCTATGAAGGCTCAGGCTTCCGAATCCTTCGGTTACAACGAAGACGAAATCGTTTCTTCCGATATCGTTGGTATCCGTTACGGTTCCTTGTTTGATGCTACCCAGACCATGGTTGCTCAGATTTCCGAAGACCTCTATGAAGTTCAGGTTGTTTCCTGGTACGACAATGAAAACTCCTACACCAGCCAGATGGTTAGAACAATCAAATACTTCGCAGAACTTTAATTTGCAAATTTTTAAAAAGGGGTGCTCGCACCCCTTTTTTTCAACCCGACTTTCTTCTATATAATATACGGAGGCAAAAATATGTGTAATATTGCAGGCTATATCGGCAAAAAACAGGCAGCCCCTATTCTGTGCGAAATGATGCAGAGAGAGGAAGCGTTCTGGGGAAGCTATTATACAGGCATCACCGTGCATGACGGCAACAAGCTACAGACCGTAAAAGTTGTAGGTAATATGGAAAATTTCTTAAATGAAACAGACGGCATTCATTTTAAAGGAAACATTGGCTTTATGCACAGCCGTTCCAAAGGCGGCGGCGACGTGGAATGGGGTCACCCCTTTACCAATCGGGACGGCTCACTTTCCTATATCGCAAACGGTGGCTTTAAAGGCTTTGAATCGGACGATATATTCACCAAAAGAGGTGTCCTTGCCACCGAGCTGGAGCAAAAGGGCTATCTTTTCCGTTCCAAGGTTGCGGAAAGCATGACGGGCTACCCCAATCTTGCAGACGGTGGCACGGTGCATTGCAGTGATTTGCAGTGCCAGCATATCGCATCCCTGATTGATGAGGGTCTCTCCCCTGCCGAAGCGATGGCGAAAAGCAATTCCCTCTACCCTTCCGGCATTGTGGGGCTTTGTATGCATGAAAAAGAGCCTGAAAAAATTTTTGTAACCCGCCTGACCTGCCCGTTGAATGTGGGCATCACCGATGATGGCGATACATACTTTGCCACAACCCTTTTTGCTTTTCCAGAGAATGTTAAGTTCCGCACCATTGAACTTTTGCCTGCGGCAACGGTGTTTGAAGTGTTTATGGGCGGACATAAAGCAACGCCGTATCCCGTTGAGGTAAATAACATTCTGCCCCTCACCCCTGCCCTCTGGCACAATGCGTATGTGGCGGCAGAGAAAATGCTTACGGGAAGAAAAGAAAACCCGGCAACCATTCAGGAGGTGTGGGACACCTGTGATACATTTAAAAAGGAAGGCTTTGTTCTGCAAACCGACTGCATGACCTATGGTGTATTGGAAGCATTAGAGCAGGACGGTAAATTAAATATAGTAGAAGTGCCCGACTCCGGTGCAATGCCCGGTTATGAAACAAAACGCGTTCATTTTTACATTTAAAAGGGTACGAAAACGCAAAACAAACATATACTATACAGACGAAAAACCGTAAAAAACAAACAAAAAACCGTTAAATTGTGTTACAAAACCATTGTTATGTAACAAAAACCGCCGTTGGTTGACAGTTATTTTACAATTGTGTTACAGTTGCAAAAATGCTATTGACAACGGCGAGATTTTTGTTGTATAATTTCGGTGAAGCAAGAGGAGGGAGAAACTCCCGAGAGCGGATAATCCCATTAGGGAGTGTGTCCCTCATCAATCCTTTTGTGAAAAAAATATTTTATAAGGAGGAAGATTTTATGAAAAATCTGACCAGAGTTCTTGCATTAGTACTCGTATTTGCTATGATGCTCAGCACTGTAGCATTCGCTGGCGCTTTCACAGACGTTGCAGCTGACGATGACTATGCAGAAGCTATCGAAACATTGGCTGCTTTGGGCATTTTCAAAGGTTACGAAGATGGTACCTTTGGTGCTGACAAAGCAATCACAAGAGCTGAAGCTGTTGCAATTGTTAACAGAATTCAGGGCTTGTCCAGCGCAAGTGCAGGTGCACAGTCCGTATCCTTGTATACTGACGTAGCAGCTGATCACTGGGCATTGGGCGACATCAACCTCGCAACCCAGATGGGTACTGTAAGCGGTGACGGCAACGGCACCTTCAGACCCGAAGACCAGGTTTCCTATCAGGAAATGGTTAAAATGCTCGTTGTTGCTTTGGGTTATGCTCCCGCAGCAGCAGACAGAGGCGGTTGGCCTACAGGTTACCTCGTAGTTGCTTCTCAGTATGGCGTTTTGGAAGATACCACAAACGTTGGTGCTGCTCCCGCAACCAGAGGCGTTGTAGCTCAGCTTACCTTCAATGCTTTGACCGCTCCTATGATGAAGCAGACCGGTTATGGCGAAAACAAAGAATTCACCGTAATGGATGAAGACGGCAAGACCGAAGTTCTTTTGACCGAAAAACTCGATATCTATCGTGTAGCTGTAACTCCTATCGCTAACGATGCTGAAGCTATCGAAGACACCGTTCAGAAGGCTGGTTATGTTAAAGTTAAGGGTCTCTCTGAAGACGATGCTTGGTTCGGTGTTGCAAAAGCATTCTCCGGCGACAAAGCAGTTCTCTTGAAGGGCGAATCCGATATCGATGCTAAACTTGGTTATGCAGCAGTTGCATACATCCAGGAAAATGCTGACAAAGAATGGGAAGTTCTCTATTCTGCAATCGAAGATGGTAAGACCATCGTTGTAGAAGTAGATCCCGCTACAATCGTTGACGTTGTAGAAAAGACCGAAGCCACCGGTTACATCGAAGTTGAAGATGAAGACGCTGGTATCGAAGAAGAATATGAATATGATGGTAACACCATGGTTGTTATCGACGGCAAAGCTGCTGTTAAATTCAACACCAAGGGTATGGATGCTTTCATGTACGATGATGAAAACGTAATGGAAGGTACCGTTACCATGTTGTTCGAAAAGAACGAAGACGAAGCTAAGTACATCTTCGTTAAGAAGTACTACACCGATATGGTAGAAGATATCAATCCTTCTGCTACCAAGATTTACCTCAAGCAGGGTGCTGCTATCAACTTGGACGAAGATGATGTTGACGATCTCGTTTACACCATCACCAAGGGTGGCGAAGCTATCGACGTTGCTGACCTGAAGGAAGATGACATCATCACCTACAGAACTGCTAACGACAAGAAATTCTATGAAATCATCGTAACAGACACCACCATCGAAGGTTCCATTTCCTCTATCGGTAAGGATTCCGAAGGTGACACTGTTTACAACATTGGCGGCGAAAAGTACAAAGCTTCCGTTTCCGGTTATGCTGCAGGCCTTGACAACAAGTTGCCTTCCGCTCCTGGTGCTGCTGGTACTTTCTACTTCGACGCATTTGGTAAGATCGCTTACTACAGCAGAACTTCCGTTTCTGGTGTTGCTACCGAAAGAGACTACGCTTATGTAGAAGCTCAGGGTGCTGACACAACTGCATTCGGTGCTGCTTTGAAGGTTAAATTGTTTGACGCTGAAGGCGCAATCAAGACCTACACTGTATCTGATAAGTTCATGGTTAACGTTATCATCGAAGAAGATGACGAACTCATCGAAATCGAAGGCAACGACGGTGAAGCATATGATGTATACACCGGCAACGTTATCAATGCTGACGTTATCGACCTCTTCGCTGATCTCGAAGATACCCTTATCGCTTACTCTGTAAACACCGCTGGTGAATTGGATGAAATCACTCTCCCGATCGTTTGGGATGGCGAAAACGACGATGCTGAATTCAACCTCTATGCTTGCATGGAAAATGCTGAATTCGACGAAGACAACAACGAACTTACCGTTCAGAATGGTCCCAGCATCTATGTTGACGAAGAAACTGTAGTATTCTACGTTGGCGACGAAGAAACCGATGAAGAACAGTATGCTATCATGGATCTCAACGCTTTCGAACATGAAGATTTCTATCATGTTGATGCTTATGCAGTAGATTCTGACAGAGTAGCAAACGTTCTGGTATTGAGAACACCTGTTTCCACCGGTAACGAAAAGGGCAACATCGCTCTGTACACCGATTACTCCACCATGAAGAACGAAGATGGTAAGACTGTTTCTGCTATCTCCTTCCTCGAAAATGGCGAATTGGTAACTAAGTTCTGCGATTCCAAGAGCTCTACTTTCGACATCGCTAAGGGTTCCGTATTCGTATACGAACTCAACGAAAAGGGTGAAATCACCTCTATCGAAAAGATCTTCGGTATCACCTATGATATGGACGATATCGCAGGCCTCTACGGTAAAGTAACTTCCGACGAACCCACCTACGTTGTAGGTCAGGTTTACAGCAAGTCCGGCACATCCTTGAGACTTGGTGACTTCGAATCCAAGGATTTCGAAACTCACAAGGTAGCAGGCGATGCTAACGTATACTTGGTTGACAACTCCGGTTCTAAGGTTAAGATCAACGTTTCTGAACTCGGCGAAGTTATGGGTAACAAGTTCGATAAGAACGGTAACCTCTACGAAGCTGACGAAGCTGATAACTTCTATGTAGTTATCAAGTACGTTGACAAGATTGCAACTGACGTTGTTATCTACAAGAACTTCTTCAACAAAGACTGATTCTTTGTAAATCAATAAGTTCATTACAAGCCACGCGTAAAGCGTGGCTTGTTTTTTTGTGCAACGAAAACCACACGATAGTCGCGTGGTTCAATAGAGGTTTACCGATGAACAGACAGGAAACTAAAGTATATAACAAACGTAAATTGTTAAGCAACATTGTAGAATGATACAAACCAAATCGTTGTGAAGCCTTCCCCTCAAGGGGAAGCCTTGCTTAAAATAACCCATTTATGGGTAGCAAGTAATCGTTGCATGGCTGGCAGATGGGTAAAAGCGCACTTGTGCGCAGCCGGTATCGGGTAGGGCGTAGCCATGAAATAAAATACAGCTCTTCCGCACAGCAACAGAAAAAAAGGCTCCCTCTGACGAGGGAGCTGTCAGCCTAGGGCTGACTGAGGGAGAGAATGACGATTTGACGGTTAGCACGTCCTTCGCCTTCAGAATGACATGTGTATTTTTTCTGCACGCAGTCTAAGCAGTTATTACAATATTCTGCACATAATTGCAGAGTTTATTATGACATTCCGCACACACCACATGAAAACGCACTGGTTTTTTATAACTTTTCGTACACTGCACATGAAAACGTAGTGCTTATCATGGTGTTCTACACACACCGCATATAAATTCAGCACATATCATGACATTCCGTATACACTGTACATAAATTCAGTACTTATCATGACATTCCGTATACACTGTACATAAATTCAGCAGTTATTACAACATTCCGCACACACTACATGTAAATTCAGCAGCAACATAGTGTGCGGTAGCATAAAAGACTTGATTTTTTGGGTGATTTGGTGTATGATAGTAGTATAGAATAGTATAACTATCCGCTAAAAAAGGAGAGAATATAAAATGCTGAAAAAAGGATTGTGCTTATTGCTCACCATCTGCCTGCTCCTGCCCCTTATTCCGACAGTTGCAATGGCAAATACCGCAAATATCAGAATTTCAACCGAAGGTTTCCCCGAAAACTGGGTGAATTCCAACCAATCGGTTAAAATTACTGCGGACAATTCCAAAAACCTGGTACAATCCATGACCGTAAACGGCGAAACCGTTTCTCCCGTAAACGGCACACCTTACTATCTCCTCAAACAAATCTCCTTTACCGATAACACCCTCACCATGGGCGTTTTC
This genomic stretch from Clostridia bacterium harbors:
- a CDS encoding helix-turn-helix domain-containing protein, with the protein product MQTKVHHFTSLRQKLYISELGYMGWTGKHRVKPYMRNVYILHFVTKGKMRYCGQEIQAGQGFLVAKQTVHSMDFDGQSHELFWFAFDGESAEILLKEIGLSPTTHGTFNINNLPYVEALLRMALKVCDKDKNEEVALSAFLGCLPFLAVRHGETPVERGYFEAAVSLMKRNHYRHLSMNDIAREINVSEKHLCKLFKARCGQSPKQYLTGIRMEAAKKMLLGSNLAVKEIAEIEGYSSQGAFSQAFTNYFGVRPTAMKKK
- a CDS encoding polysaccharide deacetylase family protein, giving the protein MKKLALLIVFIVFIQVMPVSANSYTRNNFVAIMYHKLSENPSEWSPWCTSPQNFENDILYLKEKGYVFKTAGEIAQNPPDPNQKTAVLTFDDGYMSDYVYALPILEKHGACATFFVIGSRLNYSDYLTDDTLKLLSQSPRAEIGNHSYYLHLNAYLTIKRLHIKRTPNYVLNDFAHNKSHLEKMIGRPVTSLSYPNGVYSANSDRLVHERGLGNITFSTGGEPYVFPTANIVGRRNRGHEDLITDIAK
- the gap gene encoding type I glyceraldehyde-3-phosphate dehydrogenase; amino-acid sequence: MSVKVAINGFGRIGRLAFRQMFGAEGYEIVAINDLTSPKMLAHLLKYDSAQGRYDGHTVEAGEDSITVDGKTIKIYAEKDAKDLPWGAIGVDVVLECTGFYCSKDKSQAHIDAGAKKVVISAPAGNDLKTIVFSVNENTLTKEDTIISAASCTTNCLAPMAKALNDYAPIQSGIMATIHAYTGDQMILDGPHRKGDLRRARAGAVNIVPNSTGAAKAIGLVIPELNGKLIGAAQRVPVPTGSTTILTAVVKGKDITKEAINAAMKAQASESFGYNEDEIVSSDIVGIRYGSLFDATQTMVAQISEDLYEVQVVSWYDNENSYTSQMVRTIKYFAEL
- a CDS encoding S-layer homology domain-containing protein, whose product is MKNLTRVLALVLVFAMMLSTVAFAGAFTDVAADDDYAEAIETLAALGIFKGYEDGTFGADKAITRAEAVAIVNRIQGLSSASAGAQSVSLYTDVAADHWALGDINLATQMGTVSGDGNGTFRPEDQVSYQEMVKMLVVALGYAPAAADRGGWPTGYLVVASQYGVLEDTTNVGAAPATRGVVAQLTFNALTAPMMKQTGYGENKEFTVMDEDGKTEVLLTEKLDIYRVAVTPIANDAEAIEDTVQKAGYVKVKGLSEDDAWFGVAKAFSGDKAVLLKGESDIDAKLGYAAVAYIQENADKEWEVLYSAIEDGKTIVVEVDPATIVDVVEKTEATGYIEVEDEDAGIEEEYEYDGNTMVVIDGKAAVKFNTKGMDAFMYDDENVMEGTVTMLFEKNEDEAKYIFVKKYYTDMVEDINPSATKIYLKQGAAINLDEDDVDDLVYTITKGGEAIDVADLKEDDIITYRTANDKKFYEIIVTDTTIEGSISSIGKDSEGDTVYNIGGEKYKASVSGYAAGLDNKLPSAPGAAGTFYFDAFGKIAYYSRTSVSGVATERDYAYVEAQGADTTAFGAALKVKLFDAEGAIKTYTVSDKFMVNVIIEEDDELIEIEGNDGEAYDVYTGNVINADVIDLFADLEDTLIAYSVNTAGELDEITLPIVWDGENDDAEFNLYACMENAEFDEDNNELTVQNGPSIYVDEETVVFYVGDEETDEEQYAIMDLNAFEHEDFYHVDAYAVDSDRVANVLVLRTPVSTGNEKGNIALYTDYSTMKNEDGKTVSAISFLENGELVTKFCDSKSSTFDIAKGSVFVYELNEKGEITSIEKIFGITYDMDDIAGLYGKVTSDEPTYVVGQVYSKSGTSLRLGDFESKDFETHKVAGDANVYLVDNSGSKVKINVSELGEVMGNKFDKNGNLYEADEADNFYVVIKYVDKIATDVVIYKNFFNKD